One part of the Streptomyces lydicus genome encodes these proteins:
- a CDS encoding carboxymuconolactone decarboxylase family protein has translation MSTPETAPRLPLFRLAPDIYAPLHALTRAAKQGLDPVLVELLLIRVSQLNRCAFCLDMHVTEARRAGVSEQRIALLSAWEEAPAHYTGKERAALAFAEAVTLLSHGGVPDEVHERAAAHFDDAELARLLALITAINSWNRLNVAARTPVGSAL, from the coding sequence ATGAGCACGCCCGAGACCGCGCCCCGGCTTCCCCTCTTCCGGCTCGCGCCCGACATCTACGCCCCTCTGCACGCGCTGACCCGGGCCGCCAAGCAGGGCCTCGATCCCGTCCTGGTCGAGCTGCTGCTCATCCGTGTCTCGCAGCTCAACCGCTGCGCGTTCTGCCTCGACATGCACGTCACCGAAGCCCGCAGGGCCGGGGTGAGCGAGCAGCGGATCGCCCTCCTCAGCGCCTGGGAGGAGGCCCCCGCGCACTACACCGGGAAGGAGCGGGCGGCGCTGGCGTTCGCCGAGGCCGTGACGCTGTTGTCGCACGGCGGCGTACCGGACGAGGTCCACGAGCGGGCCGCCGCCCACTTCGACGACGCCGAACTCGCCCGTCTCCTCGCCCTGATCACCGCGATCAACTCCTGGAACCGGCTCAATGTCGCGGCCCGCACGCCCGTCGGAAGTGCCCTGTGA
- a CDS encoding carboxymuconolactone decarboxylase family protein, which translates to MTTAHTPRTTPEAAPAATHSHGPRLRWAKLAPDVYKAMIALDAAAKKGLDPALVELVKIRASQLNHCAFCLDMHITDARKAGETEERIYLLNAWEEAAGFYSPQEQAALALTEAVTVLTEGFVPDAVFERAAAHFEDAALAQLIALITTINAWNRFGVATRMAPGQA; encoded by the coding sequence ATGACCACAGCCCACACACCCCGCACCACGCCCGAGGCGGCTCCGGCCGCGACCCACTCGCACGGCCCCCGCCTGCGCTGGGCGAAACTCGCCCCCGACGTCTACAAGGCCATGATCGCGCTGGACGCGGCGGCGAAGAAGGGCCTGGACCCGGCGCTGGTCGAGCTGGTCAAGATCCGCGCCTCGCAGCTCAACCACTGCGCGTTCTGCCTCGACATGCACATCACCGACGCCCGCAAGGCCGGCGAGACCGAGGAGCGAATCTACCTCCTGAACGCCTGGGAGGAGGCGGCCGGCTTCTACTCCCCCCAGGAGCAGGCCGCGCTCGCCCTCACCGAGGCCGTCACCGTGCTGACCGAAGGCTTCGTGCCCGACGCCGTCTTCGAGCGCGCCGCCGCCCACTTCGAGGACGCCGCACTCGCCCAGCTGATCGCCCTGATCACCACCATCAACGCCTGGAACCGCTTCGGCGTCGCCACCCGCATGGCTCCGGGGCAGGCATGA
- a CDS encoding carboxymuconolactone decarboxylase family protein, which yields MTNETHTRTTARHDDAAVARRPRVNFAKAAPKAFKALIGFDAAAREGLDPALVELVQIRSSQLNKCAYCLHMHTTDARKAGESEERLHMVAVWEEAAHFFTAKERAALALTEAVTLVSHGGVPDEVYERAAAHFPEDELARLLALIFTINTWNRVALSTAKVPGTDER from the coding sequence ATGACGAACGAGACGCACACACGGACGACCGCACGGCACGACGACGCAGCAGTGGCCCGCCGGCCCCGGGTGAACTTCGCCAAGGCCGCCCCCAAGGCGTTCAAGGCCCTGATCGGCTTCGACGCCGCAGCCCGCGAGGGCCTCGACCCGGCCCTGGTGGAGCTGGTCCAGATCCGCTCCTCGCAGCTCAACAAGTGCGCGTACTGCCTGCACATGCACACCACCGACGCCCGCAAGGCGGGGGAGAGCGAGGAGCGGCTGCACATGGTCGCCGTCTGGGAGGAGGCGGCGCACTTCTTCACCGCGAAGGAGCGGGCGGCACTGGCCCTCACCGAGGCCGTGACGCTGGTGTCGCACGGCGGCGTACCGGACGAGGTCTACGAGCGGGCCGCCGCCCACTTCCCCGAGGACGAACTCGCCCGCCTCCTCGCCCTGATCTTCACCATCAACACCTGGAACCGCGTCGCCCTCAGCACGGCGAAGGTGCCGGGCACGGACGAACGGTGA
- a CDS encoding PLP-dependent aminotransferase family protein, whose product MANSWATFGRDLHLDLTRPGGLRAALLHALRDAVRSGRLAPGTRLPSSRSLAADLGIARNTVADAYAELVAEGWLSARQGSGTRVADRVVLPRALPAAPRRPGPGDPRRPGRPRFDLTPGTPDVAAFPRTAWLAAARRALTAAPSEAFGYGTPAGRPELRAVLADYLARARGVRADPDRIVVCTGFMQALALLARLPGAGRLATEAYGLDFHRGVIERAGLGTVPLTVDEHGARTEELAALDDVRATLLTPAHQFPTGVPLHPDRRAAAVNWARAHGGYALEDDYDGEFRYDRQPVGALQGLDPDHVVYLGTASKSLAPALRLAWMVLPDRLVDPLLAVKSTGEWQSGQLEQLTLAEFISSGAYDRHLRGMRLRYRRRRDQLVAALAERAPQVHVSGIAAGLHAVLELPPGTEQSVVQAARWQGLALEGLDRFRDPAAPPAARDALVVAYGTPPDHSFAGVLDALVRALPPGE is encoded by the coding sequence ATGGCGAATTCCTGGGCCACTTTCGGGCGTGATCTGCATCTGGACCTCACCCGCCCCGGCGGGCTGCGGGCCGCCCTCCTGCACGCGCTGCGCGACGCCGTACGCTCCGGGCGGCTGGCCCCCGGTACCCGGCTGCCGTCCTCCCGCTCGCTCGCCGCCGACCTGGGCATCGCCCGCAACACCGTCGCCGACGCCTACGCCGAGCTGGTCGCGGAGGGCTGGCTCAGCGCCCGCCAGGGCTCCGGCACCCGGGTCGCCGACCGGGTGGTGCTGCCGCGCGCCCTGCCCGCCGCACCCCGCCGGCCCGGCCCCGGCGACCCCCGCCGGCCCGGCCGGCCCCGCTTCGACCTCACCCCCGGCACCCCCGACGTCGCCGCCTTCCCCCGCACTGCCTGGCTCGCCGCCGCCCGCCGCGCCCTGACCGCCGCGCCCAGCGAAGCCTTCGGCTACGGCACCCCCGCCGGCCGCCCGGAACTGCGCGCCGTCCTCGCCGACTACCTGGCCCGCGCCCGGGGCGTCCGCGCCGACCCCGACCGCATCGTCGTCTGCACCGGCTTCATGCAGGCGCTGGCCCTGCTCGCCCGGCTGCCGGGCGCCGGGCGGCTGGCCACCGAGGCGTACGGCCTCGACTTCCACCGGGGCGTCATCGAACGGGCCGGGCTCGGCACCGTCCCTCTCACCGTCGACGAACACGGCGCCCGTACCGAGGAGTTGGCCGCGCTCGACGACGTACGCGCGACCCTGCTCACGCCCGCCCACCAGTTCCCCACCGGTGTCCCGCTGCACCCCGACCGGCGGGCCGCGGCGGTCAACTGGGCCCGCGCGCACGGCGGTTACGCCCTGGAGGACGACTACGACGGCGAGTTCCGCTACGACCGCCAGCCGGTCGGCGCCCTCCAGGGCCTCGACCCGGACCACGTCGTCTATCTGGGCACCGCGAGCAAGAGCCTCGCCCCCGCGCTGCGGCTGGCCTGGATGGTGCTGCCGGACCGGCTCGTCGACCCGCTGCTCGCGGTCAAGAGCACCGGGGAGTGGCAGTCCGGGCAGCTGGAGCAGCTCACCCTCGCCGAGTTCATCTCCTCGGGCGCCTACGACCGGCATCTGCGCGGTATGCGACTGCGCTACCGGCGCCGCCGCGACCAGCTGGTCGCGGCGCTGGCCGAGCGGGCGCCCCAGGTGCACGTCTCCGGTATCGCCGCCGGACTGCACGCGGTACTGGAACTCCCGCCCGGGACCGAGCAGTCCGTCGTCCAGGCCGCCCGCTGGCAGGGCCTCGCGCTGGAGGGACTGGACCGCTTCCGCGACCCGGCCGCCCCGCCGGCCGCCCGCGACGCCCTGGTGGTCGCCTACGGCACCCCGCCCGACCACTCCTTCGCGGGCGTCCTGGACGCGCTGGTCAGGGCGCTGCCGCCGGGGGAGTAG
- a CDS encoding isocitrate lyase/PEP mutase family protein — protein MTAAALRALHHGPELPLVLPGPWDAASAKVFADAGFPALATPSAGVAASLGYRDGQTPAAEMFAAVARIARAVDIPVTADVEAGYGLSAEELVGRLLDAGAVGCNLEDTDPATGALRDPREQADWLARVRAAAGDALVVNARIDTYLRGVHDEDETIRRGRGYAEAGADCVYPIAAPPDRLAALATAIGLPLNAVVLPQGPGPRELGALGATRITFGPGLQQQAATALARVAGQLREDLTAGA, from the coding sequence GTGACGGCCGCGGCGCTGCGCGCCCTGCACCACGGCCCGGAGCTCCCGCTGGTCCTGCCCGGCCCCTGGGACGCGGCGTCCGCCAAGGTCTTCGCGGACGCCGGCTTCCCCGCGCTGGCCACGCCCAGCGCGGGCGTCGCGGCGTCCCTCGGCTACCGCGACGGGCAGACGCCGGCCGCGGAGATGTTCGCCGCCGTCGCCCGCATCGCCCGGGCCGTGGACATCCCGGTCACGGCGGACGTGGAGGCCGGCTACGGCCTGTCCGCCGAGGAGTTGGTGGGCCGGCTCCTGGACGCGGGCGCGGTGGGGTGCAACCTGGAGGACACCGACCCCGCCACCGGAGCCCTCCGGGACCCCCGGGAGCAGGCGGACTGGCTGGCCCGGGTACGTGCCGCGGCGGGCGACGCGCTCGTCGTCAACGCCCGGATCGACACCTACCTGCGCGGCGTCCACGACGAGGACGAGACGATCCGCCGGGGCCGCGGCTACGCCGAGGCGGGCGCCGACTGCGTCTACCCGATCGCCGCCCCGCCCGACCGGCTCGCCGCACTGGCCACCGCCATCGGCCTGCCCCTCAACGCCGTGGTCCTCCCCCAGGGCCCCGGCCCCCGCGAACTCGGCGCCCTCGGCGCCACCCGCATCACCTTCGGCCCCGGCCTCCAGCAGCAGGCGGCAACGGCGCTGGCCCGGGTGGCGGGGCAGCTGCGGGAGGACCTGACGGCGGGGGCCTGA
- a CDS encoding GNAT family N-acetyltransferase: MDDERTAVARTTVDGRDADAGAGLPGGLLVRHPVPEDHGRLQVALADWWGGLGGEAGALQRQLLVPRLFLQHFAGTSFLVERPDHTLHAFLIGFLSQTDSRTAYIHFVGVCPDGKRAGVGGFLYRRFFAAARAAGRTRIRCITSPNNRDSLAYHRRMGFRLEPGDRIDEHGVPVHRDYDGPGLDRVSFVRDLPAGPGDGPGAGAGPGATPPAAAP; encoded by the coding sequence ATGGACGACGAACGCACGGCGGTTGCACGCACAACGGTCGACGGGCGCGACGCAGACGCCGGGGCGGGGCTGCCGGGCGGTTTGCTGGTGCGGCACCCCGTACCGGAGGACCACGGGCGGCTTCAGGTGGCGCTGGCCGACTGGTGGGGCGGTCTGGGCGGCGAAGCGGGCGCGCTGCAGCGCCAGTTGCTCGTGCCGCGGCTGTTCCTCCAGCACTTCGCCGGCACCAGCTTCCTCGTCGAGCGCCCCGACCACACCTTGCACGCGTTCCTGATCGGCTTCCTGTCCCAGACGGATTCCCGGACGGCGTACATCCACTTCGTGGGCGTGTGCCCGGACGGCAAGCGGGCGGGGGTGGGCGGCTTCCTCTACCGCCGGTTCTTCGCCGCGGCCCGCGCGGCCGGCCGTACCCGGATCCGCTGCATCACCAGCCCCAACAACCGCGACTCCCTCGCCTATCACCGCCGGATGGGTTTCCGTCTGGAGCCGGGCGACCGGATTGATGAGCACGGGGTGCCGGTGCACCGGGACTACGACGGGCCGGGGCTCGACCGGGTGTCGTTCGTACGGGATCTGCCCGCCGGGCCGGGCGACGGGCCGGGCGCGGGTGCCGGGCCGGGCGCTACTCCCCCGGCGGCAGCGCCCTGA